A DNA window from Novosphingobium sp. RL4 contains the following coding sequences:
- a CDS encoding SDR family oxidoreductase — MQGRVAIVTGAAGGIGEAIVRALGEQGMSVLGTGRNAGKLQALKDALSGTVEFDFVAIDATSREAPRLIVDAAVEKFGRLDVLVNNAGSFNFGPVDKTTDEMLDEVLGISLRAPFRLCREALAIMGEGSSILFIGSTWGLYGTPGGGAYSTVKAGQIGLMQTMAAEYGPRGIRSNYVAPTVVRTEMTDAFWNLDFFRRTNHELTPLQRDCTAADIGNMVAFLASDAAGFVNGQTIAVDGGISTTRYLSPAAIGAVRQ, encoded by the coding sequence ATGCAAGGCAGGGTAGCAATCGTCACCGGGGCGGCAGGCGGCATTGGGGAGGCCATCGTGCGCGCGCTCGGAGAACAGGGCATGAGCGTTCTTGGCACGGGGCGTAACGCAGGCAAGCTTCAGGCGCTTAAGGATGCGCTCTCAGGCACGGTAGAGTTCGATTTCGTCGCCATCGATGCCACTTCGAGAGAGGCCCCGCGCCTCATCGTCGATGCAGCGGTGGAGAAGTTCGGCCGGCTGGATGTGCTGGTGAACAATGCCGGATCGTTCAACTTCGGGCCGGTCGACAAGACGACGGACGAGATGCTCGATGAAGTTCTGGGGATCTCGCTTCGCGCGCCTTTCCGGCTTTGCCGCGAGGCTCTGGCCATCATGGGGGAGGGAAGCTCCATCCTCTTCATCGGGTCCACCTGGGGGCTGTATGGCACGCCGGGCGGGGGAGCCTATTCCACGGTAAAGGCAGGGCAGATCGGCCTTATGCAAACCATGGCGGCCGAATATGGGCCACGCGGAATTCGTTCAAACTACGTGGCGCCAACAGTGGTGCGGACGGAGATGACCGATGCCTTCTGGAATCTCGATTTCTTCCGGCGCACCAATCATGAACTGACCCCGCTCCAGCGAGACTGTACTGCTGCCGACATCGGCAACATGGTCGCCTTCCTTGCCTCCGACGCGGCGGGTTTCGTCAATGGCCAGACTATTGCCGTGGATGGAGGCATCTCGACTACGCGCTATCTTTCGCCGGCAGCGATCGGCGCAGTACGGCAATAG
- a CDS encoding FAD-dependent oxidoreductase, which yields MSWGESFDVVVVGSGAAGAMAALRSADNGMKVLIVEKAHKFGGTSAASGGVMWIPNHGLDGAHGDSREAALEYLGATIGVPVNRERLEAYVEEAPEMLRYLRSTGVDLMAAAWPDYFPDRPGARADRSVIVPTFDGRRLGDGRYALMREQYNRFKLFGRYAMDLTETFALMMQSKGWRRVAGKMIGRYWLDRGTRKVSHRDRRFTQGAALMGATYEQVFARGVELRLETSLESLIIDKSGGVTGVELSCFGRRYPVQARYGVVLAAGGFEWNQTLRDRFYPVPGLTRHSSTPEDGNRGEALIAAEAVGASTEHTEQGWWIPTMTLPMKGASNFHEIHQAAFDVGRPWSVVVNRNGVRFVDEACGYDQFGQAMVRDQRESGANCPCWLIFDSKFRRKFSAGGLMPTVHTAEHKVPADWWDHYVFRADTIEQLCHKIGLPVTAVQDTIARMNVYAKTGVDPEFGRGMNAYDRMFGDPVSQPNPNIGPIDKAPFYAVPINNGDLGTKGGLRCDARARVLDGAGLPIAGLYAAGNNSGTPFGDTYPGAGATIGPAMTFGYVAANDIAERADNLRKASGSSCEGERSECKAG from the coding sequence GTGTCGTGGGGTGAAAGCTTCGATGTCGTAGTGGTCGGATCGGGAGCGGCGGGAGCTATGGCTGCGCTGCGCAGTGCCGACAACGGCATGAAGGTGCTGATCGTCGAAAAGGCGCACAAGTTCGGCGGCACGTCGGCCGCATCCGGCGGTGTCATGTGGATACCCAATCATGGGCTTGACGGTGCGCATGGCGACAGCCGCGAGGCAGCCCTGGAATATCTGGGGGCGACGATCGGGGTGCCGGTCAATCGCGAACGGCTGGAAGCCTACGTGGAAGAGGCGCCGGAGATGCTCCGATATCTCAGGAGTACAGGCGTCGACCTGATGGCCGCGGCCTGGCCGGATTATTTTCCGGACAGGCCCGGCGCACGCGCGGATCGTTCCGTGATCGTGCCGACTTTCGATGGACGGCGGCTCGGCGACGGTCGCTACGCATTGATGAGGGAGCAGTACAACCGCTTCAAGCTGTTCGGTCGATATGCGATGGACCTTACCGAGACTTTCGCACTCATGATGCAGTCGAAGGGCTGGCGCCGGGTCGCTGGCAAGATGATCGGGCGCTATTGGCTGGACCGGGGCACCCGCAAGGTTTCGCACAGGGACCGCCGGTTCACTCAGGGTGCGGCGCTGATGGGGGCGACTTACGAGCAGGTCTTCGCGCGCGGTGTGGAATTGCGCCTCGAAACGAGCCTTGAAAGCCTCATCATCGATAAAAGCGGCGGGGTGACGGGCGTTGAGCTTTCCTGTTTCGGGCGGCGCTATCCGGTCCAGGCACGATACGGAGTGGTGCTGGCGGCCGGCGGATTCGAATGGAACCAGACTCTGCGAGACCGTTTCTATCCGGTCCCCGGGCTGACGCGTCATTCGTCCACCCCGGAAGACGGCAATCGCGGCGAAGCACTGATCGCCGCCGAAGCTGTCGGCGCTTCGACGGAGCATACCGAACAGGGCTGGTGGATACCGACCATGACCCTGCCGATGAAGGGGGCTTCCAACTTCCACGAAATCCATCAGGCGGCCTTCGACGTGGGACGACCGTGGAGTGTGGTCGTCAACCGTAACGGCGTCCGTTTCGTTGACGAAGCTTGCGGATACGACCAGTTCGGGCAGGCCATGGTGCGCGATCAGCGTGAAAGCGGGGCGAATTGCCCGTGCTGGCTGATTTTCGACTCCAAGTTTCGGCGCAAGTTCAGCGCGGGCGGTCTGATGCCCACGGTCCACACGGCCGAGCACAAGGTTCCGGCGGATTGGTGGGACCACTACGTCTTCCGTGCCGATACCATCGAGCAGCTCTGTCACAAGATCGGCCTCCCGGTAACCGCGGTGCAGGACACGATTGCCCGGATGAACGTTTATGCGAAGACCGGTGTCGATCCTGAATTCGGACGCGGGATGAACGCCTACGACCGGATGTTCGGCGACCCTGTGTCCCAGCCCAATCCCAACATCGGCCCTATCGACAAGGCACCTTTCTACGCAGTGCCTATCAACAATGGTGATCTCGGCACCAAGGGTGGGCTGCGATGCGATGCGCGGGCCCGCGTTCTGGATGGTGCGGGGCTGCCGATCGCAGGGCTCTACGCCGCCGGCAACAATTCGGGGACGCCGTTTGGCGATACCTATCCGGGGGCAGGAGCGACCATCGGGCCGGCGATGACCTTCGGCTACGTCGCCGCGAACGACATTGCGGAGCGTGCGGACAATCTGCGCAAGGCATCCGGTTCATCTTGCGAAGGGGAGCGATCGGAATGCAAGGCAGGGTAG
- a CDS encoding Rieske (2Fe-2S) protein — MTEKSFVAVAKVEDVPPGGKLVVEVNGVSVILCNTLDRVFAVRNLCSHAYETLECGRLRNGWISCPVHGARFDLETGDPINPPATMPIQTYEVRIVGDTIEVLA, encoded by the coding sequence ATGACCGAAAAGAGCTTTGTCGCCGTGGCGAAAGTCGAAGACGTACCTCCCGGCGGAAAGCTGGTGGTCGAAGTGAACGGCGTCAGTGTGATCCTGTGCAACACGCTCGATCGGGTGTTCGCGGTCCGGAACCTGTGCAGCCATGCCTACGAGACGCTCGAATGCGGCCGACTGCGCAATGGCTGGATCTCCTGCCCGGTTCACGGTGCGCGCTTCGATCTCGAAACCGGCGACCCGATCAATCCACCCGCGACGATGCCGATCCAGACTTACGAGGTCCGCATCGTGGGCGATACGATAGAAGTGCTTGCCTGA
- a CDS encoding acyl-CoA dehydrogenase family protein: MSETPDLDQLDLEGLRAEVRAFLAADAPSGWREASATQEDFVRTQRDWFGKLVKAGYAIPHWPAAFPGGGRSLSEQKVIYEELARADCPRLLLSFVSTYHAFATLHECGSAEQQARYLPRILEGETWCQGFSEPGAGSDLAAIKTRAERKGDVYVVNGQKVWSTMAQFADKCLLLVRTSSDGPKQAGITYLLMDMKMPGVSVRPIHQIQGDEEFAEIFLDNVEIPVSERVGEEGKGWAVAQATLASERGLTLMELSYRMRGALSRVARLIRDHSHEDDRGILRDFGALVTQVDAVCALADQFLDNRINGIERMGDASIVKNAYSRALRAYSLLGLRLGGIEEQYIAPITFGDLNTGNWMADYMNSFAWTIAGGSEEVQRNIIAERMLDMPREPKGWVA, translated from the coding sequence ATGAGCGAAACACCCGATCTCGACCAACTCGACCTCGAAGGACTCCGGGCCGAAGTCCGCGCCTTCCTCGCTGCCGACGCGCCATCCGGTTGGCGAGAGGCCAGCGCCACGCAGGAAGATTTCGTCCGCACCCAGCGTGACTGGTTCGGGAAACTGGTAAAGGCCGGCTATGCGATCCCGCATTGGCCCGCCGCGTTTCCGGGCGGCGGGCGCTCGCTTTCGGAACAGAAGGTCATTTACGAGGAACTGGCTCGCGCGGATTGTCCGCGCCTGCTGCTTTCCTTCGTATCGACGTACCACGCTTTCGCCACTCTGCACGAATGCGGCAGCGCCGAGCAGCAGGCCAGGTATCTTCCACGAATCCTGGAAGGCGAGACATGGTGTCAGGGCTTCTCCGAGCCCGGAGCCGGATCGGATCTCGCCGCGATCAAGACACGCGCCGAACGCAAGGGCGACGTCTACGTGGTCAATGGCCAGAAAGTCTGGTCGACGATGGCCCAGTTCGCTGACAAGTGCCTGCTGCTTGTCCGTACCTCGTCGGATGGTCCCAAGCAGGCTGGCATCACATACCTGCTGATGGACATGAAAATGCCCGGCGTCTCGGTTCGGCCGATCCACCAGATCCAAGGCGACGAGGAATTTGCCGAGATCTTCCTCGACAACGTGGAAATTCCCGTATCGGAACGCGTGGGTGAAGAAGGCAAGGGTTGGGCCGTGGCGCAGGCCACGCTGGCTTCCGAACGGGGCCTTACGCTGATGGAACTGTCCTACCGGATGCGCGGTGCGCTTTCGCGCGTTGCCCGCCTCATCCGCGATCACAGCCACGAAGACGATCGCGGCATCCTGCGCGATTTCGGCGCGCTGGTGACGCAAGTGGATGCCGTCTGCGCCTTAGCGGACCAGTTTCTCGACAACCGCATCAACGGGATCGAGCGCATGGGCGACGCATCCATCGTCAAAAACGCCTACTCGCGGGCTCTGAGGGCCTATTCGCTGCTGGGCCTGCGCCTTGGCGGTATCGAGGAACAGTACATCGCGCCGATCACCTTCGGAGATCTCAACACCGGCAACTGGATGGCGGATTACATGAACTCGTTCGCCTGGACCATCGCCGGCGGCAGCGAGGAAGTGCAGCGCAACATCATCGCCGAACGCATGCTCGACATGCCGCGTGAACCCAAAGGATGGGTGGCCTGA
- a CDS encoding acyl-CoA dehydrogenase family protein: protein MIELNELTDAAQKAFPADKLSPERDESWNLAAEMGWLMVRLPEDDGGLGLGREASTALHLEMGRILAAMPLIPAQLGLQAVAASESFEDRTEWLERLSSGDYAPLNMLPARLVQNPDGTVSGTISGVFEADMAVAVVVRLPNGYALVPLDAQGVSRVERPIWDPGRRIFDVVLESYSPASSLMLTDADTASSLHDLLSAEAQIALAADCLGGANAVLDMTVEYMKMRRQFDRPIAMFQALKHRAADMKTRIVLAEALLRSRVRDEHASVTDLASAKSLAVEAYRFVTEESIQLHGGIGLTEEHQCHLFMKRAMLNAQLCGSTDLWNERRGRTAFAQLS, encoded by the coding sequence ATGATCGAACTGAACGAACTGACCGACGCCGCCCAGAAGGCGTTCCCGGCGGACAAGCTCTCTCCCGAACGTGACGAGAGCTGGAATCTGGCAGCCGAAATGGGCTGGCTCATGGTGCGCCTGCCCGAGGATGACGGCGGGCTTGGTCTCGGCCGTGAAGCTTCGACGGCGCTCCACCTCGAAATGGGCCGCATTCTGGCTGCCATGCCGCTCATTCCCGCTCAACTGGGCCTTCAGGCCGTGGCTGCGAGTGAGAGCTTCGAAGATCGTACCGAATGGCTAGAGCGGTTGTCCTCCGGGGATTATGCCCCCCTGAACATGCTTCCCGCACGCCTCGTGCAAAACCCCGACGGCACCGTATCCGGCACGATCAGCGGGGTCTTCGAGGCCGACATGGCAGTGGCCGTGGTGGTACGACTGCCAAATGGCTATGCGCTGGTCCCGCTCGACGCGCAGGGGGTCAGCCGGGTCGAACGCCCGATCTGGGATCCCGGCAGGCGGATTTTCGATGTGGTACTGGAAAGCTATTCGCCAGCATCCTCGCTCATGCTCACCGATGCCGATACGGCCAGTTCGCTGCATGACCTGCTTTCCGCCGAAGCGCAGATCGCACTCGCGGCGGATTGCCTCGGAGGCGCCAATGCCGTGCTCGACATGACTGTCGAGTACATGAAGATGCGGCGCCAGTTCGACCGACCGATCGCCATGTTCCAGGCCCTCAAGCACCGTGCCGCCGACATGAAGACCAGGATCGTCCTTGCCGAAGCACTGCTTCGCAGCCGGGTGCGCGATGAACATGCCAGCGTAACCGACCTTGCTTCGGCGAAATCTCTGGCGGTCGAGGCCTATCGTTTCGTGACCGAGGAATCGATCCAGCTCCACGGCGGAATTGGCCTCACAGAGGAGCATCAGTGCCATCTCTTCATGAAGCGCGCTATGCTCAACGCGCAGCTTTGCGGTTCCACGGACTTGTGGAACGAGCGGCGCGGCAGGACTGCTTTCGCCCAGCTGTCCTGA
- a CDS encoding cation diffusion facilitator family transporter has translation MTEPHGVAAHIKQNVVLYGALAANLGIAVAKFAAAAISGSSSMLTEGVHSLVDSGNQVLLLYGQKRASRKADASHPFGYGRELYFWAFVVAILIFAVGAGVSIYEGLLHIQTPNPIEDPSLNYLVLGIAFAMEGASWAIAVREFNRSRGEQTWWQAIHRSKDPPGFIVLFEDSAALIGLIIAALGVWASVHFQDARIDGIASVMIGLVLAGVAVLLARESKGLLIGEAADPHLIGRLRAVLDGHDRIDAVNHIRTIHTSPQAIFVAISADFADDLRMGEAETLIEELECQMKALSPWITSIYIRPEKRADAMVW, from the coding sequence ATGACCGAGCCGCATGGCGTCGCCGCCCACATCAAGCAGAACGTGGTGCTTTACGGCGCATTGGCCGCAAATCTCGGGATCGCTGTCGCCAAGTTCGCGGCGGCGGCGATCAGTGGCTCGTCTTCGATGCTTACCGAGGGCGTCCATTCGTTGGTGGACAGCGGCAACCAGGTCCTGCTTCTCTATGGCCAGAAGCGCGCCAGCCGCAAAGCCGATGCATCGCACCCCTTCGGTTACGGGCGAGAGCTCTATTTCTGGGCGTTCGTGGTCGCCATCCTGATCTTCGCGGTCGGCGCAGGTGTCTCGATCTACGAGGGCCTGCTGCATATTCAGACCCCGAACCCTATCGAAGACCCCAGCCTCAATTACCTCGTTCTCGGCATAGCGTTCGCAATGGAAGGGGCGTCATGGGCGATTGCCGTTCGCGAATTCAACCGCAGCCGCGGTGAGCAGACATGGTGGCAGGCGATCCACCGCAGCAAGGATCCTCCGGGATTCATCGTATTGTTCGAGGACAGCGCCGCACTGATAGGCCTCATCATCGCAGCGCTGGGCGTCTGGGCCAGCGTCCATTTCCAGGATGCGCGGATCGACGGCATTGCCTCGGTCATGATCGGTTTGGTTCTGGCCGGGGTCGCCGTGCTGCTTGCCCGCGAATCCAAGGGCCTGCTGATCGGCGAAGCAGCGGACCCGCATCTGATCGGCAGACTACGGGCAGTGCTGGACGGGCACGACCGGATCGACGCCGTGAACCACATCCGCACCATCCACACGAGCCCTCAGGCAATCTTCGTCGCCATCAGCGCAGACTTCGCCGACGATCTGCGAATGGGCGAAGCGGAAACCCTGATCGAGGAACTGGAGTGCCAGATGAAGGCCCTCTCCCCCTGGATCACTTCGATCTACATCCGCCCCGAAAAGCGTGCGGATGCCATGGTCTGGTAA
- a CDS encoding c-type cytochrome: protein MLSLSAVGIAVLAAAVMAVPGSAENAAPRPAAFANCAVCHATEAGKTSYGPNLHGVAGRKAASQSDYAFSASLRGSRLTWDRTTLDSWLASPQKMVPGTKMSFARIPDPAKRKQVIEYLVTLK, encoded by the coding sequence ATGTTGTCCCTGTCCGCGGTGGGGATCGCGGTTCTGGCCGCTGCCGTGATGGCCGTTCCCGGCTCTGCCGAAAACGCCGCGCCGCGCCCGGCGGCCTTTGCCAATTGCGCGGTCTGCCACGCGACCGAAGCGGGCAAGACCTCCTATGGCCCGAACCTGCACGGCGTGGCGGGTCGCAAGGCGGCGAGCCAGTCCGATTACGCCTTCAGTGCCTCACTAAGGGGCTCGCGTCTGACCTGGGATCGCACCACTCTCGACAGCTGGCTTGCCTCGCCGCAGAAGATGGTTCCCGGCACGAAAATGTCGTTCGCACGCATTCCTGACCCCGCCAAGCGCAAACAGGTGATCGAGTATCTGGTCACGCTGAAGTAG
- the katG gene encoding catalase/peroxidase HPI: MTRIPTRLSALLAMAAFPLTCGTVHAEETAKASSSPTVTAEGARPMSNKDWWPDRLDLSPLRQHDPASNPYGSDFDYAREFASLDLDAVKADIRKTLTTSQAWWPADYGHYGPFFIRMAWHSAGTYRVGDGRGGGAGGEQRFDPLNAWPDNVSLDKARRLIWPIKQKYGRKISWGDLMVLTGNVALEDMGFKTLGFAGGRVDSWEPDIVFWGPERKWLGDERRDGKGGLKGPLAATQMGLIYVNPEGPNGNPDPLAAAADIRLAFGRMAMDDEETAALIAGGHTFGKAHGAHNPQECVGADPSGAPVEQQGLGWANKCGKGNAEDTVTSGLEGAWSVDPVKFTTQYLDNLYGFDWVKTKSPAGATQWIPSDASAGQLVPDAHRPDVRHAPIMFTTDIAMKEDPGFRAITTRWRENPELFAQAFARAWFKLTHRDMGPSARYLGAEAPQESFAWQDPLPKAGYTAIDSTDVAALKAKILASGIAPRELVKAAWASAATFRATDMRGGPNGGRLRLDPAKGWAVNDPAELAKVLARLERVRNEFNASAKEGRQVSMADLIVLGGNAAVEQAAAKAGYTVAVPFTPGRVDASQTQTDVKSYGYLRPRADGFRNYYGVDSEHSPAEMLVDKANQLELTVPQMAVLVGGMRALDANAGHSPNGVLTAKPGTLSNDFFVNLLDMGTKWQKSAKASGVYEGYDRTSGKLRWTASPVDLVFGSNSELRAVSEAYASDDAQQMFVNDFVTAWGKVMNLDRF, translated from the coding sequence ATGACCAGAATACCGACTAGGCTAAGCGCATTGCTCGCCATGGCTGCATTTCCTCTGACTTGTGGAACGGTGCATGCAGAGGAAACAGCCAAGGCATCTTCTTCCCCCACCGTGACCGCTGAGGGAGCGAGGCCAATGTCCAACAAGGACTGGTGGCCGGATCGGCTCGATCTTTCACCGCTCCGCCAGCATGACCCGGCTTCGAACCCTTATGGTTCCGATTTCGACTATGCCCGGGAATTCGCATCGTTGGACCTTGATGCCGTCAAGGCAGACATCCGCAAGACGCTGACGACCTCGCAGGCCTGGTGGCCGGCCGATTATGGCCATTACGGCCCCTTCTTCATCCGCATGGCTTGGCACAGTGCGGGCACTTATCGTGTTGGCGACGGTCGCGGAGGTGGTGCAGGCGGCGAGCAGCGTTTCGATCCGCTCAATGCCTGGCCCGACAATGTCAGCCTCGACAAGGCCCGGCGCCTCATCTGGCCCATCAAGCAGAAGTACGGGCGCAAGATTTCCTGGGGCGATCTCATGGTCCTGACAGGTAACGTTGCTCTTGAAGACATGGGCTTCAAGACCCTGGGTTTCGCCGGCGGCCGGGTGGACAGTTGGGAGCCCGACATCGTGTTCTGGGGCCCCGAGCGCAAATGGCTCGGCGATGAGCGCAGGGACGGCAAGGGAGGGCTGAAGGGGCCACTCGCCGCGACGCAGATGGGGCTCATCTATGTCAATCCCGAAGGGCCTAACGGCAATCCCGATCCGCTTGCGGCGGCGGCTGACATTCGGCTCGCCTTTGGCCGCATGGCCATGGATGACGAGGAAACCGCAGCGCTGATTGCAGGCGGGCATACCTTCGGCAAGGCACATGGCGCACACAATCCGCAGGAATGCGTGGGCGCCGATCCGTCAGGCGCCCCGGTCGAGCAGCAAGGACTTGGCTGGGCCAACAAATGCGGCAAGGGCAATGCCGAAGATACCGTCACCAGCGGGCTTGAAGGTGCCTGGTCCGTCGATCCCGTGAAGTTCACGACCCAGTATCTCGACAATCTCTACGGATTCGATTGGGTGAAGACCAAGAGCCCGGCAGGCGCCACGCAATGGATACCGAGCGATGCAAGCGCCGGTCAGCTCGTACCTGATGCGCACCGGCCGGACGTTCGCCATGCGCCGATCATGTTCACGACCGACATTGCGATGAAGGAAGATCCGGGTTTTCGCGCAATCACCACGCGTTGGCGCGAAAATCCTGAACTGTTCGCACAGGCTTTCGCCCGCGCATGGTTCAAGCTGACACACCGCGATATGGGGCCGTCGGCACGTTATCTGGGGGCTGAAGCTCCGCAGGAAAGCTTTGCATGGCAGGACCCGCTGCCAAAGGCTGGCTATACCGCGATCGATTCAACGGATGTTGCTGCTCTCAAGGCCAAGATCCTTGCTTCCGGTATCGCTCCGCGTGAACTGGTCAAGGCGGCCTGGGCTTCGGCGGCGACGTTCCGCGCTACCGACATGCGCGGAGGGCCTAACGGAGGGCGCTTGCGCCTCGATCCCGCGAAGGGATGGGCGGTCAACGATCCGGCCGAGTTGGCGAAAGTGCTGGCCAGGCTTGAACGCGTCCGAAACGAATTCAACGCCTCGGCCAAGGAGGGCAGGCAGGTCTCGATGGCAGACCTGATCGTGCTGGGCGGTAATGCCGCAGTCGAACAGGCTGCAGCGAAGGCGGGATACACCGTGGCGGTGCCGTTCACGCCGGGGCGTGTCGATGCGTCACAGACGCAGACCGACGTGAAGTCCTATGGTTACCTGCGTCCTCGCGCCGACGGTTTCCGCAACTACTATGGAGTGGACAGCGAACATTCACCGGCAGAGATGCTTGTCGACAAGGCCAACCAGCTTGAGTTGACGGTGCCGCAGATGGCCGTTCTGGTAGGAGGCATGCGCGCGCTGGATGCGAACGCCGGCCATTCGCCGAATGGTGTATTGACGGCGAAGCCGGGTACGCTGTCCAACGATTTCTTCGTCAACCTGCTCGACATGGGCACGAAGTGGCAGAAGTCCGCCAAGGCTTCGGGCGTCTACGAGGGCTATGACAGGACCAGCGGCAAGCTGCGGTGGACGGCCAGCCCCGTCGATCTTGTGTTCGGATCGAATTCCGAACTGCGCGCCGTGTCCGAGGCTTACGCTTCCGACGACGCACAGCAGATGTTCGTGAACGACTTCGTGACGGCTTGGGGCAAGGTAATGAACCTGGACAGGTTCTGA
- a CDS encoding alpha-ketoacid dehydrogenase subunit beta: protein MSTETLEAPAVETVKMNGLQAINAALMEAMEADPKVLVLGEDIADNEGGGVVGVTRGLSTKFGTMRVRSTPISEQAIIGAAIGAAMGGYKPVAEIMLMNFTTVAMDMIVNHAAKLRFMSGGQSQVPMVIRTLTGAGNQTAGQHADFYEAWFCHTAGIKVVIPWTPADFKGLYLSAIQDPDPVIIVESGKTLFVPMDVPVNQGPIPLGKANVVAPGSDITIVSYGQMMFTVMQAYEELTKAGVSVEVIDLRTISPWDKETVLASAEKTGRLLVVHEAGRNFGPGAEIAATVQETLFGKLKAPVGRLGAPYCSVPFAKKLEDAFLVQPPEIVAEAQRLIAMS from the coding sequence ATGAGCACTGAAACTCTCGAAGCCCCTGCCGTGGAAACGGTGAAGATGAACGGCCTTCAGGCGATCAATGCCGCGCTGATGGAAGCGATGGAGGCCGATCCCAAGGTTCTCGTGCTGGGCGAGGACATTGCGGACAACGAAGGCGGCGGCGTTGTCGGCGTCACGCGCGGTCTTTCGACGAAGTTCGGCACGATGCGCGTGCGCTCCACGCCGATCTCGGAACAGGCGATCATCGGTGCGGCCATCGGTGCGGCCATGGGCGGCTACAAGCCCGTTGCCGAAATCATGCTGATGAATTTCACGACCGTGGCCATGGACATGATCGTGAACCATGCGGCCAAGCTGCGTTTCATGTCGGGCGGGCAGAGCCAGGTGCCGATGGTGATCCGCACGCTGACCGGCGCGGGCAACCAGACCGCGGGCCAGCACGCCGACTTCTACGAGGCTTGGTTCTGCCACACTGCCGGCATCAAGGTGGTGATCCCCTGGACCCCGGCAGACTTCAAGGGCCTCTACCTTTCGGCCATCCAGGATCCGGACCCGGTCATCATCGTCGAAAGCGGCAAGACGCTGTTCGTGCCGATGGACGTGCCGGTCAATCAGGGCCCGATCCCGCTGGGCAAGGCTAACGTCGTTGCGCCGGGCAGTGATATCACCATCGTGTCCTATGGCCAGATGATGTTCACCGTCATGCAGGCCTATGAGGAGCTGACCAAGGCGGGCGTGTCTGTCGAAGTGATCGACTTGCGCACGATTTCGCCGTGGGACAAGGAAACCGTGCTGGCCTCAGCCGAGAAGACCGGCCGCCTGCTCGTGGTTCACGAAGCTGGCCGCAACTTCGGTCCCGGTGCGGAAATTGCCGCGACCGTGCAGGAAACCCTGTTCGGCAAACTGAAGGCTCCAGTCGGCCGACTTGGTGCGCCCTATTGTTCGGTGCCTTTCGCCAAGAAGCTGGAAGACGCCTTCCTCGTACAGCCGCCGGAAATCGTTGCCGAGGCTCAGCGCCTCATTGCGATGAGCTGA
- a CDS encoding thiamine pyrophosphate-dependent dehydrogenase E1 component subunit alpha codes for MSQTLENRAKPDAKTQLDIYRRMIRIERNDDATRTQIRRGRITAPYYSARGQECIPSAISVLLNDDDKICTIYRGIHDMVAKDMPLRPLWAEICGRVDGTCKGKGGPMHLTHPETGVMVTTGIVGSSMPIANGFGWAALLDGTKQVTVAYFGDGASNIGAFHEALNLASVWKLPVIFVCQNNGFAEHTRYENGTSVDLISKRAIGYGMPGYTVDGNDPVDVYAHAHAAIERARAGEGPTLLECKTFRFMGHVFGDADGYMTKEEKAEAIARDPLPIYRQKLIDDGVATAEELDALTAKIEAEVNDAIEFAMACEYPSDDELRRDVFAEEIPA; via the coding sequence ATGAGCCAGACACTGGAGAACCGGGCCAAGCCCGACGCCAAGACCCAGCTCGACATCTATCGCCGGATGATCCGGATCGAGCGTAACGACGACGCCACCCGCACCCAGATCCGTCGCGGCCGCATCACTGCGCCGTACTATTCGGCGCGCGGGCAGGAATGCATTCCTTCGGCCATCTCGGTGCTGCTGAACGACGACGACAAGATCTGCACGATCTATCGCGGCATCCACGACATGGTCGCCAAGGACATGCCGCTCCGCCCGCTCTGGGCCGAGATCTGCGGCCGTGTCGACGGTACCTGCAAGGGCAAGGGCGGCCCGATGCATCTCACTCACCCGGAAACAGGTGTGATGGTCACTACCGGCATCGTCGGTTCGTCCATGCCGATCGCCAATGGCTTTGGCTGGGCGGCACTGCTGGATGGGACCAAGCAAGTCACGGTCGCCTACTTCGGTGACGGCGCCAGCAACATCGGCGCGTTCCACGAAGCGTTGAACCTGGCATCCGTTTGGAAGCTGCCGGTTATCTTCGTCTGCCAGAACAACGGCTTTGCCGAGCATACTCGCTATGAGAACGGCACTTCCGTCGATCTGATCTCGAAGCGCGCGATCGGTTACGGCATGCCGGGCTACACCGTGGACGGCAACGACCCGGTCGACGTCTACGCTCACGCCCATGCCGCGATCGAGCGTGCCCGCGCGGGCGAGGGGCCGACGCTTCTTGAATGCAAGACCTTCCGCTTCATGGGCCACGTCTTCGGCGATGCCGACGGCTACATGACCAAGGAAGAGAAGGCCGAGGCGATTGCCAGGGACCCGCTGCCGATCTACCGCCAGAAGCTGATCGACGACGGCGTGGCGACGGCCGAGGAACTCGACGCGCTCACCGCGAAGATCGAGGCCGAAGTGAACGACGCCATCGAATTCGCGATGGCCTGCGAATACCCGTCCGACGATGAACTGCGCCGCGACGTCTTTGCCGAGGAGATTCCGGCATGA